One genomic segment of Ignavibacteriota bacterium includes these proteins:
- the aspS gene encoding aspartate--tRNA ligase yields the protein MDFKIRTHTCNDLRESNINDTVVLNGWVDNRRDLGGVIFIDLRDRYGITQIVFEPTYNKDSHELSKVLRSEFVISIEGKVRKRPTGTENSNLATGNVDIMVDKLIILNEAKTPPFPIKDNIDVSEELRLKYRYLDLRRARMQKNLLTRHQFYQIVRKYFDENNFIEVETPILMKSTPEGARDFLVPSRLHKGSFYALPQSPQTYKQLLMVSGYDRYFQIVKCFRDEDLRADRQPEFTQIDVEMSFINEEIIHQMVEGLMAKLYKEIKGKDLQLPLKRLTYNEALEKFGSDKPDTRFGMEMVTLNEVFSATEFKVFKDTLDNGGIITSLLAKNCGDYTRNQLDVLTEFVKKLGAGGLIWMRVKEDGLEAPISKFLTDIEKNNIISKLNAKVGDLVLILSGSKSKALPIMGNLRLEMAKRLNLIQNVVEDELIWITKFPLFEWDDETQRLYAMHHPFTSPQLEDVEYLERNPLKVHARAYDLVMNGNEIAGGSIRIHNSELQAKMFKALGISDEEAKEKFGFLMNAFQYGAPPHGGIAFGLDRMVMLFTDENSIRDLIAFPKTTSGISLMDEAPSKVDDEQLRDLHIRLRK from the coding sequence ATGGATTTCAAAATTCGTACACATACTTGTAATGATTTAAGAGAAAGTAATATTAACGATACCGTTGTTCTAAACGGATGGGTTGATAACCGTCGTGATTTAGGCGGCGTTATTTTTATAGATTTAAGAGATAGATACGGAATTACACAAATTGTTTTTGAACCAACTTATAATAAAGATTCGCATGAACTAAGCAAAGTTTTAAGAAGTGAGTTTGTAATTTCAATTGAAGGAAAAGTTAGAAAAAGACCAACCGGAACTGAAAATTCAAACTTGGCAACCGGAAATGTTGATATAATGGTTGATAAATTAATTATTCTAAATGAAGCAAAAACTCCGCCTTTTCCAATTAAAGATAATATAGATGTTTCAGAAGAACTTCGATTAAAATATAGATATCTCGATTTAAGAAGAGCGAGAATGCAGAAAAATCTTCTAACACGTCATCAATTCTATCAAATTGTAAGAAAATATTTTGATGAAAATAATTTCATAGAAGTTGAAACTCCGATTTTAATGAAAAGTACTCCGGAAGGCGCAAGAGACTTTTTGGTTCCGAGCAGACTTCACAAAGGAAGTTTTTATGCACTTCCGCAATCACCGCAAACTTATAAACAATTGCTTATGGTTTCCGGGTATGATAGATATTTTCAAATTGTAAAATGCTTTAGAGATGAAGATTTGCGTGCAGATCGCCAACCGGAATTTACCCAAATTGATGTGGAAATGTCTTTTATCAACGAAGAAATTATTCATCAAATGGTTGAAGGTTTGATGGCAAAATTATACAAAGAAATTAAAGGTAAAGATTTACAGCTTCCTCTAAAAAGATTAACGTACAATGAAGCATTAGAAAAATTTGGAAGCGATAAACCCGATACAAGATTCGGAATGGAAATGGTTACTTTGAATGAAGTTTTTTCAGCAACTGAATTTAAAGTGTTCAAAGATACATTAGATAATGGCGGAATTATAACTTCGCTTTTGGCAAAAAATTGCGGAGATTATACAAGAAATCAACTTGATGTTTTAACGGAATTTGTAAAAAAATTAGGTGCCGGCGGTTTAATTTGGATGCGTGTAAAAGAAGATGGTTTAGAAGCGCCAATTTCCAAATTTTTAACCGATATCGAAAAAAATAATATTATCTCAAAGTTAAACGCAAAAGTCGGGGATTTAGTTTTAATTCTTTCCGGCTCAAAAAGTAAAGCACTTCCTATTATGGGAAATTTACGATTGGAAATGGCAAAAAGATTAAATTTAATACAAAATGTTGTTGAAGATGAATTAATTTGGATTACAAAATTCCCATTATTTGAGTGGGATGATGAAACTCAAAGACTTTATGCAATGCATCATCCGTTTACTTCTCCGCAATTAGAAGATGTAGAATATCTTGAAAGAAATCCGTTAAAAGTTCACGCACGAGCTTATGATTTGGTAATGAATGGAAATGAAATTGCAGGCGGAAGTATAAGAATTCATAATTCGGAATTACAAGCTAAAATGTTTAAAGCTTTAGGAATTTCCGATGAAGAAGCAAAAGAAAAATTTGGATTTTTAATGAACGCATTTCAATACGGAGCGCCGCCCCACGGTGGAATTGCATTTGGTTTGGATAGAATGGTTATGTTATTTACGGATGAAAATTCAATTAGAGATTTAATAGCGTTCCCCAAAACCACAAGCGGAATTTCTTTAATGGATGAAGCTCCATCAAAAGTAGATGATGAACAATTAAGAGATTTGCACATTCGGCTGAGAAAGTAA
- a CDS encoding type II/IV secretion system protein: MIEEKIEMTDKIGYLLLKKGIIDLEILEKALQIKDKEYGNAKRNLGQILVHEFGFDHDVVFREIAILYAFKEIIFNPLEYSEIHIAEMQKILEEAGEDVKEQLLAHKVLPYKFDDRIRDKLILAAIDPTDRSLTKIAYNLKAKKYELNFIKKKDYEKLADLLVPQENEFLQMVEASDEIMQVDVDESSVSEEQLDSEINKSALVNLVEAALVEGVRRGVSDIHIFPKSGKKTEIHFRTDGKLQLWYTQDNTLPEAVMAVVKDRAKGLDRFERERAQDGFIQRQIDNVVIRYRVSVLPMVGTELKSKFESIVIRILDDRNVVKDLSKLGLVNYAKKAFEKAIKQPQGMVILTGPTGSGKSTTLIAALYQVINPTVNVLTVEDPVEYVIEGARQLKIGHKMNFEQAIRAILRHDPDIVLVGEMRDKETAETAIKLANTGHLTFSTLHTNDAPSAVARLFKMGVEPFLIAYAINIIVAQRLIRKLCEHCKRKVTEFDSAHMEAHGLNVEEWKNYEIFEAVGCEKCNKSGFKGRLAIHEALYFTKEIREIIVRSGNEVDEEAIRIQARKDGTFNLRENGFEKVKLGLTSITEVIAATMEE; the protein is encoded by the coding sequence ATGATTGAAGAAAAAATAGAAATGACGGATAAAATTGGTTACCTTTTGTTAAAGAAAGGCATAATCGATTTAGAAATCCTCGAAAAAGCTCTTCAAATTAAAGATAAAGAGTATGGTAACGCAAAACGAAATTTGGGTCAAATATTAGTTCATGAATTTGGATTTGATCACGATGTTGTTTTTAGAGAAATTGCTATACTTTATGCATTTAAGGAAATAATATTTAATCCGCTTGAATATTCTGAAATCCATATTGCAGAAATGCAAAAGATTTTGGAAGAAGCCGGTGAAGATGTTAAAGAACAACTTTTAGCTCATAAAGTTTTACCTTATAAATTCGATGACAGAATCAGAGATAAACTAATTCTTGCCGCAATTGATCCTACTGACAGATCGCTTACAAAAATTGCATATAATCTTAAAGCAAAAAAATATGAGCTGAATTTCATAAAAAAGAAAGATTATGAAAAATTAGCCGATTTATTAGTTCCGCAAGAAAATGAATTTCTTCAAATGGTTGAAGCTTCAGATGAAATTATGCAGGTGGATGTTGATGAAAGTTCAGTTTCGGAAGAACAACTCGATTCTGAAATCAACAAAAGTGCATTAGTAAATTTAGTTGAAGCTGCGTTGGTTGAAGGAGTTAGAAGAGGTGTAAGTGATATTCATATTTTTCCCAAAAGCGGAAAAAAGACAGAAATTCATTTTAGAACTGACGGGAAATTACAACTTTGGTACACACAAGATAATACTTTACCGGAAGCCGTAATGGCGGTAGTTAAAGATAGAGCAAAAGGTCTCGATAGATTTGAACGAGAAAGAGCTCAAGATGGATTTATTCAAAGACAAATTGATAATGTTGTAATTAGATATAGAGTTTCAGTTCTGCCAATGGTTGGAACAGAACTTAAAAGTAAATTCGAAAGTATTGTAATAAGAATTTTGGATGACAGAAACGTTGTAAAAGATTTAAGTAAACTTGGATTAGTAAATTATGCAAAAAAAGCTTTTGAAAAAGCAATCAAACAACCCCAGGGAATGGTAATTTTAACTGGACCAACGGGAAGTGGAAAAAGTACAACTCTTATTGCCGCATTATACCAAGTTATAAATCCAACCGTAAATGTTTTAACAGTTGAAGATCCGGTTGAATATGTTATTGAAGGTGCTCGCCAATTAAAAATTGGCCACAAAATGAATTTTGAACAAGCCATAAGAGCAATACTTAGACATGATCCCGATATTGTACTTGTTGGTGAAATGAGAGATAAAGAGACTGCAGAAACTGCAATTAAGCTTGCAAATACCGGTCACTTGACTTTTTCAACTTTACATACAAACGATGCGCCAAGTGCAGTTGCGAGATTATTTAAAATGGGTGTTGAACCTTTTTTAATTGCCTACGCAATAAATATTATTGTGGCGCAAAGATTAATTAGAAAACTCTGCGAACATTGTAAGCGTAAAGTTACAGAATTTGATAGCGCACATATGGAAGCACATGGATTAAATGTTGAAGAATGGAAAAACTATGAAATTTTTGAAGCAGTCGGTTGTGAAAAATGTAATAAATCTGGTTTTAAGGGAAGATTGGCAATACATGAAGCTCTTTATTTTACTAAGGAAATTAGAGAAATAATTGTAAGGTCTGGAAACGAAGTTGATGAAGAAGCAATAAGAATTCAAGCAAGGAAAGATGGTACTTTTAATTTAAGAGAAAATGGATTTGAGAAAGTAAAATTAGGATTAACATCCATTACAGAAGTAATTGCTGCAACAATGGAAGAATAA
- a CDS encoding AMP-binding protein, translated as MVILEKHTIAEVLNESVKKYPSNIAMSSIDGNAITYNEMQTKVQKISDFLRDRGIVSGDRVAICSENTPNWALTYLAITTIGAVAVPIMTEFQSADLHHILRHSGSKALFISAKLYEKVEEFSSENLTTYILLDDLSIIPHDKTSDIISEKLKEGKREFAKILDAAMKFVGIKDEKINEDDLAAIVYTSGTTGHSKGVMLSHKNIVFDAVATTEFVDINEKDRMLSQLPLAHTMECTLGLITPIMVGAAVYYLEKPPTAAILLPALKKVKPTIMVSVPLIIEKIYKMKILPEINKKAVTRNLYKIPLLRKKINGVAGKKLKETFGGSLRMFCIGGAALASDVEKFLVEAKFPYAMGYGLTETSPLVTGTDNFGVRSGASGTTLYGMEVKIVDPDPTTNEGEVYIKGPNVMKGYYKDPEKTAEVLSKDGWFKSGDLGYIDKDGYLFLKGRSKNVIIGSNGKNIYPEEIESVINENNYVLESLVYESDKKLIARIHLNYEELDREFNLQNVKESDARKKVDELLNEIMVNVNKRVSTFSRLNKIVQQPEPFEKTPTKKIKRYLYN; from the coding sequence ATGGTAATTCTTGAGAAGCATACAATTGCCGAAGTTCTGAACGAATCAGTTAAAAAATATCCTTCAAATATTGCAATGTCAAGCATTGATGGAAACGCAATAACTTATAATGAAATGCAGACTAAAGTTCAGAAAATTTCTGATTTTCTTAGAGATCGTGGAATTGTAAGTGGAGATAGAGTTGCCATTTGCAGTGAAAATACTCCCAATTGGGCATTGACTTATTTGGCAATTACAACAATTGGAGCAGTTGCTGTTCCGATTATGACGGAATTTCAATCGGCTGATCTTCATCATATTCTACGTCATTCCGGAAGTAAAGCATTATTTATATCAGCAAAACTTTACGAAAAAGTTGAAGAGTTTAGCTCGGAAAATTTAACAACATATATTTTGTTAGATGATTTAAGCATTATTCCGCACGATAAAACAAGTGATATTATTAGTGAAAAATTAAAGGAAGGAAAAAGAGAATTTGCAAAAATTTTAGATGCCGCAATGAAATTTGTTGGAATAAAAGATGAAAAAATTAATGAAGATGATTTAGCCGCAATTGTTTATACATCGGGCACAACCGGACATTCTAAAGGAGTAATGCTTAGTCACAAAAATATTGTTTTTGATGCAGTTGCAACAACCGAATTTGTTGATATAAATGAAAAAGATAGAATGCTTTCGCAGCTTCCGCTTGCGCACACAATGGAATGCACACTTGGATTGATTACGCCAATTATGGTTGGCGCTGCAGTTTATTATTTGGAAAAACCTCCAACAGCCGCAATTTTATTGCCTGCATTAAAAAAAGTAAAACCAACAATTATGGTTTCGGTTCCGTTAATTATTGAAAAAATTTACAAAATGAAAATTCTGCCGGAAATTAATAAAAAAGCAGTTACGCGGAATTTGTATAAAATTCCTCTTCTTAGAAAAAAAATAAATGGAGTTGCCGGTAAAAAATTGAAAGAAACTTTTGGCGGAAGTTTAAGAATGTTTTGTATCGGCGGCGCAGCTTTAGCTTCCGATGTAGAAAAGTTTTTAGTTGAAGCAAAATTCCCTTATGCAATGGGTTACGGCTTAACTGAAACTTCTCCGCTTGTTACTGGAACGGATAATTTTGGCGTTCGTTCGGGTGCTTCGGGAACTACACTTTACGGAATGGAAGTTAAAATTGTTGATCCCGATCCGACAACAAATGAAGGTGAAGTTTATATTAAAGGTCCAAATGTTATGAAAGGATATTACAAAGATCCCGAAAAAACTGCCGAAGTTTTAAGTAAAGACGGATGGTTCAAATCCGGCGATCTTGGTTATATTGATAAAGATGGATATTTGTTTTTAAAAGGAAGATCCAAAAATGTAATAATTGGAAGCAACGGAAAAAATATTTATCCCGAAGAAATAGAATCTGTGATTAATGAAAATAATTATGTCTTAGAATCTTTAGTTTATGAATCAGATAAAAAATTGATCGCAAGAATTCATTTAAATTATGAAGAACTTGATAGAGAATTTAATTTGCAGAATGTTAAAGAATCCGATGCAAGAAAAAAAGTTGATGAATTGCTAAATGAAATTATGGTTAATGTAAATAAACGAGTTTCAACATTTTCGCGCTTAAATAAAATTGTTCAACAACCGGAACCATTTGAAAAAACTCCGACGAAAAAAATTAAGAGATATTTGTATAACTAA
- a CDS encoding DUF4159 domain-containing protein yields the protein MIKILLIIIIITFAETFSQNSPFFEIARVKYSGGGDWYNDPSAEINLLKFVSEKTNIITNPVYKFVDIETTEIFSFPFLFLTGHGNIILTEKSANNLRDYLDNGGFLYVDDDYGLDKSFRRELKKVFPNNELIELPFNHEIYNSFYEFEQGPPKIHEHDNKAPKGFGLFLGKRMVIYYTAESNPSDGWANPDVHNDSPEKREEALKFGTNIIIYSLTH from the coding sequence ATGATCAAAATTTTACTAATTATAATAATTATTACTTTTGCAGAAACTTTTTCTCAAAATTCCCCATTTTTTGAAATTGCACGAGTAAAATATTCCGGCGGCGGTGATTGGTATAACGATCCTTCTGCAGAAATTAATTTGCTAAAATTTGTTTCGGAAAAGACAAATATCATAACAAATCCCGTTTATAAATTTGTTGATATTGAAACAACCGAAATTTTTAGCTTTCCATTTTTATTTTTAACCGGTCACGGAAATATTATTTTAACAGAAAAAAGTGCGAATAATTTAAGAGATTATTTGGATAACGGAGGATTTCTTTACGTTGATGACGATTACGGTTTAGATAAAAGTTTTAGAAGAGAATTAAAAAAAGTATTTCCAAATAATGAATTAATTGAACTTCCGTTTAATCATGAAATTTATAATTCATTTTACGAGTTTGAGCAAGGTCCGCCGAAAATTCATGAGCATGATAATAAAGCTCCAAAAGGTTTTGGATTGTTTTTAGGAAAACGTATGGTTATTTATTACACGGCGGAAAGTAATCCAAGTGACGGCTGGGCAAATCCCGATGTGCATAATGATTCTCCGGAAAAAAGAGAAGAAGCATTAAAATTTGGAACGAATATTATTATTTATTCACTCACACATTAA
- a CDS encoding type II secretion system F family protein: MIELRFNALKANGQAISGTISAPTLSAGKKKIQELVAKHGLKTKSIEKKSTFMFKVRKGSEKPFSGEQKAFNKEEVTQALSKLGYQVISVNKKLIEFNMKPPAQEIVSFVKISAELLDQKLPYSEIMTLLQNDLENKALRETLKQINNELKKGADSEAVYLKYEGIFGKFTAYMLGLASKSGNMTEIYRATAKFLERQQEFKKNLRSALITPLITLFVLFIAVLFYVGYIFPETAKLFLKFDIPLPPMTAATLDFSDFILANPILLTILILAPPIVLWRFSKTEKGKFFVDRYMLKIPIMGSLIHKTNIEVFCRVFYTLYTGSADSIEPIRIAAEATGNRYFESQIKNVSIPLMVSKGIGLTDALEASGIFTSTAISRFHSGEETGTIKNTAKQLANYYESETVFRLKNVIEMIQVFIAMIIMVVMIGLTLVSAETATISPKPPSM, encoded by the coding sequence ATGATAGAATTACGTTTTAATGCTTTAAAAGCAAATGGACAAGCAATTTCAGGTACAATTAGTGCTCCAACTTTAAGCGCAGGTAAAAAGAAAATACAAGAACTTGTTGCTAAACATGGACTAAAAACCAAATCCATTGAAAAGAAATCTACATTCATGTTCAAAGTTAGAAAAGGAAGTGAAAAACCTTTTTCTGGAGAGCAAAAAGCATTTAATAAAGAAGAGGTAACGCAAGCATTATCAAAGCTTGGTTACCAGGTAATTTCTGTCAACAAAAAACTCATTGAATTTAATATGAAACCTCCTGCACAGGAGATTGTTTCGTTTGTAAAAATCAGTGCAGAACTTTTAGATCAAAAATTACCTTACAGTGAAATTATGACTTTGCTTCAAAATGATCTTGAAAATAAGGCATTACGAGAAACATTAAAGCAAATAAATAACGAATTGAAAAAAGGTGCAGATAGTGAAGCAGTATATTTAAAGTATGAAGGCATTTTCGGAAAGTTTACTGCATATATGCTTGGGTTGGCTTCTAAAAGCGGTAACATGACAGAAATTTACAGAGCTACTGCAAAGTTCTTAGAAAGACAACAAGAATTTAAAAAGAATTTAAGAAGTGCATTAATAACACCGCTTATAACATTATTTGTTCTTTTCATTGCAGTGTTATTCTATGTTGGTTACATTTTTCCGGAAACAGCTAAGTTATTCTTGAAATTTGATATTCCTCTTCCTCCGATGACGGCAGCTACATTAGATTTTAGTGATTTCATTTTAGCAAATCCAATATTATTAACTATACTAATTCTTGCTCCGCCAATTGTATTATGGCGATTTTCAAAAACTGAAAAAGGAAAATTCTTTGTAGATAGATACATGTTGAAAATTCCAATTATGGGATCTTTAATTCACAAAACAAATATTGAAGTATTTTGCCGTGTATTTTACACATTATATACAGGTTCGGCAGATAGCATTGAGCCAATTAGAATTGCGGCAGAAGCTACAGGAAATAGGTACTTCGAAAGTCAAATTAAAAATGTCTCGATTCCACTGATGGTAAGCAAAGGTATTGGTCTTACGGATGCATTAGAAGCGAGCGGCATTTTTACATCTACTGCAATTTCAAGATTTCATTCCGGTGAAGAAACCGGTACAATTAAAAATACAGCAAAACAATTAGCAAATTATTACGAAAGTGAAACTGTATTTAGATTAAAAAATGTGATAGAAATGATTCAAGTATTTATTGCAATGATAATTATGGTAGTTATGATTGGGTTAACATTAGTTTCAGCAGAAACAGCAACAATAAGTCCTAAACCACCATCAATGTAA
- the tadA gene encoding Flp pilus assembly complex ATPase component TadA, with the protein MINHALEILSKFAKSIPDAYIGLDRTNYIIEKSQELSIKDKDLLIKLINHILTVMVDRGASDIEIGGPGSGNYVWFRIQGIKQRIKDLPNLKIDEATLLIAAFLNKNQHRHLMVDRNLDFSYSFRYIKENVNVRFRADAYYDLDNLTLNMRSISSKLRSIQSYEFHPFAMQAMSINYIKFGLSLITGITGSGKSTTLDALIDMHNQGTPCQIITIASPIEFVHASNQCIIKHREVGRDVLSFKDGVTQALRQDPDIIIIGEMRDPDTILAALEVADTGHKVFSTLHTSSAIESIDRIIAEVNPVEQERVRMRLADVLVSVISQKLIPGLDGKLVLAKEILIVTPSVKAAIKNNNTSEIYMMMNQGGNLGMITMEQDLMRLYQQRKISKENMIAFSNNKTRMQQLFKAV; encoded by the coding sequence ATGATAAATCACGCATTAGAAATATTATCAAAATTCGCTAAGTCAATTCCAGATGCATACATCGGACTTGATCGAACCAATTATATTATTGAGAAATCTCAAGAACTAAGTATTAAAGATAAAGATCTTCTCATTAAGCTTATCAATCATATTTTAACTGTTATGGTAGATAGAGGAGCTTCTGATATAGAAATTGGCGGACCCGGATCCGGAAATTATGTTTGGTTTAGAATTCAAGGAATAAAGCAAAGAATTAAAGACTTGCCAAATCTAAAAATTGATGAAGCAACTTTATTAATTGCAGCTTTCCTAAACAAAAATCAGCACCGTCATTTAATGGTAGATAGAAATCTGGATTTCAGTTATTCGTTCCGCTATATAAAAGAAAATGTTAATGTAAGATTTAGAGCTGATGCATATTATGATTTAGACAATTTAACTTTAAACATGAGATCTATCTCAAGTAAACTTAGATCAATCCAAAGTTATGAATTTCATCCTTTTGCCATGCAGGCAATGAGTATCAACTATATAAAATTTGGACTTTCACTCATTACTGGAATTACAGGTTCGGGAAAATCAACAACTCTTGATGCACTAATTGATATGCACAATCAAGGCACACCTTGCCAAATTATTACAATTGCCTCTCCAATAGAATTTGTGCATGCTTCAAATCAATGTATTATAAAACACAGAGAAGTTGGAAGAGATGTTTTGTCATTTAAAGATGGGGTAACTCAAGCATTAAGACAAGATCCGGATATAATAATAATAGGTGAAATGAGAGATCCTGATACAATATTAGCTGCTTTGGAAGTTGCTGATACCGGTCATAAAGTATTTTCAACTTTACATACTTCATCTGCAATTGAATCAATAGATAGAATTATTGCAGAAGTAAATCCTGTTGAGCAGGAAAGAGTAAGAATGAGACTTGCTGATGTTTTGGTATCTGTAATATCTCAAAAATTAATTCCGGGTTTAGATGGAAAATTAGTTTTAGCAAAAGAAATATTAATTGTAACACCAAGTGTAAAAGCAGCTATCAAAAATAATAATACAAGTGAAATTTATATGATGATGAACCAAGGGGGAAACCTTGGAATGATTACAATGGAACAAGATTTAATGCGATTATATCAGCAGAGAAAAATATCCAAAGAAAATATGATAGCTTTTTCAAACAACAAAACAAGAATGCAACAATTATTTAAAGCGGTATAA